In Micromonospora sp. NBC_01813, the following are encoded in one genomic region:
- a CDS encoding TIGR03960 family B12-binding radical SAM protein, whose translation MGVTAGAAPTATTGGPVTRSVWPRLEPLLPQVSKPIQYVGGELGAVTKDWDAAVVRWALMYPDAYEVGLPNQGVQILYEVLNEQPDVLAERTYSVWPDLERLMREHGVPQFTVDAHRPVVDFDVFGISFATELGYTNLLTAIDLAGIPLLAADRDDAHPVVLAGGHAAFNPEPIADFIDAAVLGDGEEAVLEITAIVRQWKSEGSPGGRDELLLRLARTESVYVPRFYDVDYLPDGRIQRVVPNRADVPFRVHKRTTMDLDAWPYPKRPIVPLAETVHERYAVEIFRGCTRGCRFCQAGMITRPVRERSITTVGQMVADGLAYSGFHEVGLLSLSSADHSEIGDMCSGLAEQYAGTNVSLSLPSTRVDAFNIDLAQELSRNGRRTGLTFAPEGGSERIRRVINKMVSEEDLIRTVVTAYTNGWRQVKLYFMCGLPTETDEDVLQIARLAHEVIKAGRAATGSKDIRCTVSIGGFVPKPHTPFQWASMQPPEVIDNRLRLLKQAINADRSLGRAIGFRYHDGEPSLIEGLLSRGDRRVGAVIRRVWEAGGRFDGWSEHFSYQRWVDAAAETLPAFGVDLDWYTTRERDATEVLAWDHLDSGLDKDWLWQDWQDATSEYEQDDCRWTPCFDCGVCPSMDTEIQIGPTGQKLLPLTPVNTGLRIPAAG comes from the coding sequence ATGGGTGTCACGGCAGGCGCTGCCCCGACGGCGACCACGGGCGGCCCGGTGACCCGATCGGTCTGGCCCCGGTTGGAGCCGTTGCTGCCCCAGGTCAGCAAGCCGATCCAGTACGTCGGCGGCGAACTGGGCGCGGTGACCAAGGACTGGGACGCCGCGGTGGTGCGCTGGGCGCTGATGTACCCGGACGCCTACGAGGTCGGCCTGCCCAACCAGGGCGTCCAGATCCTCTACGAGGTGCTCAACGAACAGCCGGATGTGCTGGCCGAGCGGACCTACTCCGTCTGGCCGGACCTGGAACGGCTGATGCGTGAGCACGGCGTGCCGCAGTTCACCGTCGACGCGCACCGGCCGGTCGTCGACTTCGACGTGTTCGGGATCTCGTTCGCCACCGAGCTGGGCTACACCAATCTGCTGACCGCGATCGACCTGGCCGGCATCCCGTTGCTCGCCGCCGACCGGGACGACGCACATCCGGTGGTGCTGGCCGGCGGGCACGCCGCGTTCAACCCGGAGCCGATCGCCGACTTCATCGACGCCGCCGTGCTCGGTGACGGTGAGGAAGCCGTCCTGGAGATCACCGCGATCGTCCGGCAGTGGAAGTCCGAAGGGTCACCCGGCGGGCGCGACGAGCTGCTGCTGCGGCTGGCCCGGACCGAGAGTGTCTACGTACCGCGCTTCTACGACGTCGACTACCTGCCGGACGGCCGGATCCAGCGGGTGGTGCCCAACCGCGCGGACGTGCCGTTCCGGGTGCACAAGCGCACCACCATGGACCTGGACGCCTGGCCGTACCCGAAGCGGCCGATCGTGCCGCTGGCCGAGACCGTCCACGAGCGGTACGCGGTGGAGATCTTCCGCGGCTGTACGCGTGGCTGCCGGTTCTGCCAGGCGGGCATGATCACCCGCCCGGTGCGGGAACGGTCCATCACCACGGTCGGCCAGATGGTCGCCGACGGCCTGGCGTACTCCGGTTTCCACGAGGTCGGCCTGCTCTCGCTCTCCTCGGCGGACCACTCCGAGATCGGCGACATGTGTTCGGGCCTGGCCGAGCAGTACGCCGGCACGAACGTGTCGCTGTCGCTGCCGTCCACCCGGGTCGACGCGTTCAACATCGACCTAGCCCAGGAGTTGTCCCGCAACGGGCGGCGTACCGGGCTCACGTTCGCCCCGGAGGGCGGCTCGGAGCGGATCCGCCGGGTCATCAACAAGATGGTCTCGGAGGAGGACCTGATCCGTACGGTGGTGACCGCGTACACCAACGGCTGGCGTCAGGTGAAGCTCTACTTCATGTGCGGACTGCCCACCGAGACCGACGAGGACGTGCTGCAGATCGCCCGGCTCGCCCATGAGGTGATCAAGGCGGGGCGGGCGGCGACCGGGTCGAAGGACATCCGGTGCACGGTGTCGATCGGCGGTTTCGTGCCGAAGCCGCACACCCCGTTCCAGTGGGCGTCGATGCAGCCGCCGGAGGTCATCGACAACCGGTTGCGGCTGCTCAAGCAGGCGATCAACGCCGACCGGTCGCTCGGTCGGGCGATCGGCTTCCGCTACCACGACGGCGAGCCGTCGCTGATCGAGGGCCTGCTCTCGCGCGGCGACCGGCGGGTCGGTGCGGTGATCCGGCGGGTCTGGGAGGCCGGTGGCCGCTTCGACGGCTGGAGCGAGCACTTCTCGTACCAGCGGTGGGTGGACGCGGCCGCCGAGACGCTGCCCGCGTTCGGGGTCGACCTCGACTGGTACACGACGCGGGAACGGGACGCCACCGAGGTGCTGGCCTGGGACCATCTGGACTCGGGGCTGGACAAGGACTGGCTCTGGCAGGACTGGCAGGACGCGACGAGCGAGTACGAGCAGGACGACTGCCGGTGGACCCCCTGTTTCGACTGCGGCGTCTGCCCGAGCATGGACACGGAGATCCAGATCGGGCCGACCGGGCAGAAACTGCTGCCCCTGACGCCGGTCAACACCGGACTGCGGATTCCCGCGGCGGGCTGA
- a CDS encoding TIGR03936 family radical SAM-associated protein, producing MRFTSHRDFARAFERALRRASVPVAFSQGFTPHPKISYASAAPTGVASEAEYLEIGLQAEVDPGQLRAALDAALSPGLDVLDTVVSTGGSLADRIDASHWRIELPEVEPEVAAKAVAAFLAADEVLVDRLTKQGRRTFDARVAVLRMAVVGDQDKTDHPVGDAVSGLPSEVSSVPCAILDLVVRQVTPSVRPDDVLSGLRVMADLEPPVPPRVTRLAQGTMSAQGEIVDPLEADRAGQPSVNASLVPAGAQ from the coding sequence CTGCGGTTCACCTCACACCGGGACTTCGCCCGGGCGTTCGAGCGGGCGCTGCGCCGCGCCAGCGTGCCGGTCGCCTTTTCCCAGGGGTTCACCCCCCACCCGAAGATCTCGTACGCCAGCGCCGCACCGACCGGCGTGGCCAGCGAGGCCGAGTACCTGGAGATCGGTCTGCAGGCCGAGGTCGACCCGGGCCAGCTGCGGGCGGCACTCGACGCGGCCCTGTCCCCGGGACTCGATGTGTTGGACACCGTCGTGTCGACTGGCGGCAGCCTGGCCGACCGGATCGACGCGTCTCACTGGCGGATCGAGTTGCCCGAGGTCGAGCCGGAGGTGGCCGCCAAGGCGGTGGCCGCCTTCCTGGCGGCCGACGAGGTACTGGTGGATCGGCTCACCAAGCAGGGCAGACGCACCTTCGACGCCCGGGTGGCCGTGCTGCGGATGGCCGTGGTCGGTGACCAGGACAAGACCGACCACCCGGTCGGTGACGCGGTGTCTGGCCTACCTTCCGAGGTCAGCTCGGTGCCGTGTGCGATACTCGACCTAGTCGTCCGGCAGGTAACCCCGTCGGTACGACCCGATGACGTCCTTTCCGGCCTGCGCGTCATGGCCGACCTGGAGCCGCCGGTGCCGCCCCGAGTGACCCGGCTAGCGCAGGGAACAATGTCCGCGCAGGGGGAGATCGTCGATCCGTTGGAGGCGGATCGCGCTGGGCAACCATCGGTGAACGCCAGCCTTGTTCCGGCCGGCGCTCAGTAA
- a CDS encoding Rne/Rng family ribonuclease: protein MLENEPEGGDRTGTEPAGDTADVTRSTPVRATRRRTTKAAAAAADGAPAGDSAPPAAGDLPAAEPPARRRRKAVVSVASDAGPEETDAAPVEDAAPVEPVAKKATRSRRKKTAEPVAVAVEESEPAPGAAAPQLAAAAPAPPLDAVVAATEPLAAEPSATEAAPPAAPVTAADEAEPRTRRRRSAATPPAVLFMAPDPQTPAAVTGRPAVVVPAVPVVPSAEADGDGDAADDEPVRRRRRGRRGADGEPAEPAATEAVEQPVADEATSAEEDDDSDDDDDDSPAGRRRRRRGRRGRGRGKGGADDDTDDESESATSDDEEPVDDGGDAEDGESTTRRRRRRRRRGSGDAESGAEDGVPTVVKIREPRRTVDEVQGVTGSTRLEAKRQRRRDGREQRRTRPPILSESEFLARREAVDRDMVVRQRGDRTQIAVLEDGILVEHYVTRASSGTMAGNVYLGKVQNVLPSMEAAFVDVGRGRNAVLYAGEVNWDATGLEGRARSIEQALRSGDSVLVQVTKDPIGHKGARLTSHIALSGRHLVYVPNGNASGISRKLPDTERKRLRDVLKKLVPEGAGVIVRTAAEGASEDELARDVKRLQAQWEDIQAKVGSGGAPTLLYEEPDLVIRVVRDLFNEDFRELIVQGEIAYEMVESYLAHVSPDLLPRLRRHVGVADVFADRRIDEQILKGLDRKVFLPSGGHLVIDRTEAMTVIDVNTGKYTGAGGNLEETVTRNNLEAAEEIVRQLRLRDIGGIVVIDFIDMVLESNRELVLRRLTECLGRDRTKHQVTEITSLGLVQMTRKRIAAGLLEAFSETCDCCKGRGVVIHTEPVPDKPRAATGGGSGAGAGAGDKVKAVAAAVVPASAVAATSATSGQGRRRGRRAAESAPDVVVSDEADLPGADGPLDVAVVEAAERVADVLPAESQPTPVSSGPVPAESSGPVTAGSSGTTGPVTTGVISVSGLPGAAGLQPVGYDDAGEDETMGYDLSRYEIEPMEPVSNGAARLAGDDDPDLADDGEESADEDSDEVAAEHAAGGRRRVRRGGARRRTRP from the coding sequence ATGCTCGAAAACGAGCCCGAGGGCGGGGACCGGACCGGTACCGAACCGGCCGGTGACACCGCCGATGTGACTCGATCCACACCCGTGCGCGCCACGCGGCGGCGGACCACCAAGGCGGCCGCGGCGGCGGCTGACGGTGCGCCGGCCGGCGACAGCGCGCCACCGGCCGCTGGTGACCTGCCAGCAGCCGAGCCGCCGGCACGTCGCCGCCGCAAGGCGGTGGTGAGCGTCGCCAGCGACGCGGGCCCCGAGGAGACCGACGCCGCGCCGGTCGAAGACGCCGCGCCGGTGGAACCGGTGGCGAAGAAGGCGACCAGGAGCCGGCGGAAGAAGACCGCCGAGCCGGTCGCGGTTGCGGTCGAGGAGAGCGAGCCCGCGCCAGGCGCGGCGGCTCCGCAGCTCGCCGCGGCGGCACCGGCGCCACCACTGGACGCGGTCGTCGCGGCCACCGAACCACTGGCCGCCGAACCATCGGCGACCGAGGCGGCACCGCCGGCGGCGCCGGTCACGGCCGCCGACGAGGCTGAGCCACGGACCCGTCGTCGGCGTTCGGCCGCCACCCCGCCCGCCGTCCTGTTCATGGCGCCGGACCCGCAGACCCCGGCGGCGGTCACCGGGCGGCCCGCCGTCGTGGTGCCGGCCGTACCGGTGGTGCCGTCGGCTGAGGCTGACGGCGATGGCGACGCCGCCGACGACGAGCCGGTGCGCCGCCGTCGTCGGGGTCGCCGAGGCGCGGACGGCGAGCCGGCCGAGCCGGCCGCTACCGAGGCGGTGGAGCAGCCGGTGGCGGACGAGGCGACGTCGGCCGAGGAAGACGACGACAGCGACGACGATGACGACGACTCCCCGGCCGGGCGCCGGCGTCGCCGCCGGGGGCGTCGGGGCCGGGGCCGGGGCAAGGGCGGCGCGGACGACGACACCGACGACGAGTCCGAGTCGGCCACCAGCGACGACGAGGAGCCCGTCGACGACGGCGGTGACGCCGAGGACGGCGAGTCGACGACCCGGCGTCGGCGGCGGCGTCGGCGGCGGGGTTCCGGTGACGCGGAGTCCGGTGCCGAGGACGGTGTGCCGACGGTCGTCAAGATCCGCGAGCCGCGCCGGACCGTCGACGAGGTGCAGGGCGTCACCGGTTCGACCCGGCTGGAAGCCAAGCGGCAACGTCGTCGGGACGGCCGGGAGCAGCGCCGGACCCGGCCGCCGATCCTGAGCGAGTCGGAGTTCCTGGCCCGCCGGGAAGCCGTGGACCGGGACATGGTGGTCCGCCAGCGTGGCGACCGGACCCAGATCGCGGTCCTGGAGGACGGCATCCTGGTCGAGCACTACGTCACCAGGGCGTCGTCGGGAACGATGGCCGGAAACGTGTATCTCGGCAAGGTGCAGAACGTGCTGCCGAGCATGGAGGCCGCGTTTGTCGACGTGGGCCGGGGTCGTAACGCGGTCCTGTACGCCGGTGAGGTCAACTGGGATGCCACCGGTCTGGAAGGGCGGGCCCGTTCGATCGAGCAGGCGCTACGCTCCGGTGACTCGGTGCTGGTGCAGGTCACCAAGGACCCGATCGGGCACAAGGGTGCCCGGCTCACCAGTCACATCGCGCTGTCCGGGCGGCACCTGGTGTACGTACCGAACGGCAACGCTTCCGGGATCAGCCGCAAGCTGCCCGACACCGAGCGCAAGCGGTTGCGCGACGTCCTGAAGAAGCTGGTCCCGGAGGGCGCGGGCGTGATCGTGCGCACCGCCGCCGAGGGCGCGAGCGAGGACGAGCTGGCCCGCGACGTCAAGAGGTTGCAGGCGCAGTGGGAGGACATCCAGGCCAAGGTCGGTTCCGGGGGCGCCCCGACGCTGCTCTACGAGGAGCCGGACCTGGTCATCCGGGTGGTCCGGGACCTGTTCAACGAGGACTTCCGTGAGTTGATCGTGCAGGGCGAGATTGCGTACGAGATGGTCGAGTCGTACCTCGCCCACGTGTCGCCGGATCTGCTGCCCCGGCTGCGTCGGCATGTGGGCGTCGCCGACGTCTTCGCCGACCGTCGGATCGACGAGCAGATCCTCAAGGGCCTGGACCGCAAGGTGTTCCTGCCATCAGGTGGGCACCTGGTGATCGACCGCACCGAGGCGATGACCGTGATCGACGTCAACACCGGTAAGTACACCGGTGCCGGCGGCAACCTGGAGGAGACGGTCACCCGTAACAACCTGGAAGCGGCCGAGGAGATCGTCCGCCAGCTCCGGTTGCGCGACATCGGTGGCATCGTGGTGATCGACTTCATCGACATGGTGCTCGAGTCGAACCGCGAGTTGGTGCTGCGCCGGCTGACCGAGTGTCTGGGCCGGGACCGCACCAAGCATCAGGTCACCGAGATCACCTCGCTGGGTCTGGTGCAGATGACCCGCAAACGGATCGCCGCTGGGCTGCTGGAGGCGTTCAGCGAGACCTGTGACTGCTGCAAGGGCCGAGGTGTGGTCATCCATACCGAGCCTGTCCCGGACAAGCCGCGGGCGGCCACCGGTGGCGGCTCTGGTGCCGGAGCGGGTGCCGGGGACAAGGTCAAGGCGGTCGCCGCGGCGGTCGTACCGGCGTCGGCGGTGGCGGCGACCAGCGCGACCTCCGGCCAGGGCCGGCGGCGCGGGCGTAGGGCGGCCGAGTCGGCACCCGACGTGGTGGTGTCGGACGAGGCCGACCTGCCTGGTGCGGACGGTCCGCTGGACGTTGCGGTGGTCGAGGCCGCGGAGCGGGTCGCCGACGTGCTGCCGGCCGAATCGCAGCCGACACCGGTGTCGTCCGGTCCGGTGCCCGCCGAGTCGTCCGGTCCGGTCACTGCCGGGTCGTCCGGTACGACTGGTCCGGTCACGACCGGAGTGATCTCCGTGTCCGGGCTGCCCGGCGCGGCGGGCCTGCAGCCGGTCGGGTACGACGACGCGGGCGAGGACGAGACGATGGGCTACGACCTGTCCCGCTACGAGATCGAGCCGATGGAGCCGGTCAGCAACGGGGCCGCCCGGCTGGCCGGCGACGACGACCCGGACCTCGCCGACGACGGCGAGGAATCAGCTGACGAGGACTCGGACGAGGTGGCCGCCGAGCACGCGGCCGGCGGCCGGCGGCGGGTTCGGCGGGGCGGCGCGCGTCGCCGTACCCGTCCCTGA
- the rplU gene encoding 50S ribosomal protein L21, whose product MYAIVKTGGKQYKVAEGDVIEVEKLIGAPGDAVTLPALLLVDGDNLVTDVAKLAEVAVTGEIAAHTKGPKIKIHKFKNKTGYHKRQGHRQPLTQVKVTGISNGK is encoded by the coding sequence ATGTACGCGATCGTCAAGACCGGCGGCAAGCAGTACAAGGTCGCTGAGGGCGACGTGATCGAGGTCGAGAAGCTCATCGGTGCTCCCGGTGACGCGGTGACGCTTCCCGCGCTGCTCCTCGTCGACGGCGACAACTTGGTGACCGACGTGGCCAAGCTAGCCGAGGTCGCGGTGACCGGCGAGATCGCCGCCCACACCAAGGGCCCGAAGATCAAGATCCATAAGTTCAAGAACAAGACCGGCTACCACAAGCGCCAGGGTCACCGTCAGCCGCTGACCCAGGTCAAGGTGACCGGCATCTCGAACGGGAAGTAG
- the rpmA gene encoding 50S ribosomal protein L27 has product MAHKKGASSSRNGRDSEAKRLGVKRFGGQVVSAGEILIRQRGTKFHPGDLVGRGGDDTLFALAAGSVQFGTRRGRKMVNIVPAAQ; this is encoded by the coding sequence ATGGCTCATAAAAAGGGTGCATCCAGCTCGCGCAACGGCCGCGACTCCGAGGCCAAGCGCCTCGGGGTGAAGCGGTTCGGTGGCCAGGTCGTCAGCGCCGGTGAGATCCTCATCCGTCAGCGCGGCACCAAGTTCCACCCGGGTGACCTGGTTGGTCGCGGTGGCGACGACACGCTGTTCGCGCTGGCCGCAGGGTCGGTGCAGTTCGGCACCAGGCGTGGCCGCAAGATGGTCAACATCGTGCCGGCGGCGCAGTAG
- the obgE gene encoding GTPase ObgE: protein MTTFVDRVVLHVLAGNGGHGCVSIHREKFKPFGGPDGGNGGHGGSVMLVVDPQVHTLLDFHFRPHAKGENGKGGAGGNRDGGKGADLVLKVPNGTSVQTLDGEVLADLVGSGTSLEVARGGRGGRGNAALANARRKAPGFAELGEPGEQLDIVLELKSVADVGLVGFPSAGKSSLISVISAAKPKIADYPFTTLVPNLGVVRADEHTFTVADVPGLIPGAATGKGLGLEFLRHIERCAVLAHVVDTATLEQGRDPMADIDAIEAELAAYGGLADRPRLVILNKIDIPDGRAMAELVRDDLRARGLAVFEISTATREGLRELTYALAELVAAARAAAPELEPTRIVLRPTAVDDAGFTVEPVADGEFRIRGVSPERWVRQTNFDNDEAVGYLADRLTRLGVEDALAKAGAQPGALVKIGTWEFDWRPSHFADAEFVPGSRGTDVRLEEQSNRPGAAQRLAARKARRRQPGDPVEEVGPAIAGPAVDYALDSDSDDDDGPGSASDADTEVGVVGDRR, encoded by the coding sequence GTGACGACGTTCGTCGACCGGGTCGTGCTGCACGTACTGGCGGGCAACGGTGGGCACGGCTGTGTCTCGATCCACCGCGAGAAGTTCAAGCCGTTCGGCGGGCCGGACGGGGGCAACGGCGGGCACGGCGGCAGCGTCATGTTGGTCGTCGACCCCCAGGTGCACACCCTGCTCGACTTCCATTTCCGGCCGCACGCCAAGGGCGAGAACGGCAAGGGCGGCGCCGGCGGCAACCGTGACGGTGGCAAGGGCGCCGATCTGGTGCTCAAGGTGCCGAACGGGACGAGTGTGCAGACCCTCGACGGTGAGGTGTTGGCCGACCTCGTCGGGTCAGGCACCAGCCTGGAGGTCGCCCGGGGCGGCCGGGGCGGCCGGGGCAACGCCGCGCTGGCCAACGCCCGGCGCAAGGCCCCGGGCTTTGCCGAACTCGGTGAACCGGGTGAGCAACTGGACATCGTCCTCGAGCTCAAGAGCGTGGCCGACGTCGGCCTGGTGGGGTTCCCGTCGGCCGGCAAGTCCTCGCTGATCTCGGTGATCTCAGCGGCCAAGCCCAAGATCGCCGACTATCCGTTCACCACTCTGGTGCCGAACCTCGGCGTGGTGCGGGCCGACGAACACACCTTCACGGTGGCCGACGTGCCGGGGCTGATCCCTGGAGCGGCCACCGGTAAGGGCCTCGGGTTGGAGTTCCTGCGGCACATCGAGCGGTGTGCGGTGCTGGCGCACGTGGTGGACACCGCGACGCTCGAACAGGGCCGGGACCCGATGGCCGACATCGACGCGATCGAGGCGGAGCTGGCCGCATACGGCGGTCTGGCCGACCGACCCCGGCTGGTGATCCTCAACAAGATCGACATACCGGACGGGCGGGCGATGGCCGAACTGGTCCGCGACGATCTGCGGGCGCGCGGCCTGGCGGTCTTCGAGATCAGCACCGCCACCAGGGAAGGGTTGCGGGAGCTGACCTACGCGCTGGCCGAGTTGGTGGCGGCGGCGCGCGCTGCCGCGCCCGAGCTGGAGCCGACGCGGATCGTGCTGCGTCCGACCGCGGTCGACGACGCCGGCTTCACCGTCGAACCGGTGGCAGACGGCGAGTTCCGCATCCGTGGGGTCAGCCCGGAGCGGTGGGTGCGGCAGACGAACTTCGACAACGACGAGGCGGTCGGCTACCTGGCGGATCGGCTGACCCGGCTCGGCGTGGAGGACGCGCTGGCCAAGGCAGGCGCGCAACCGGGGGCACTGGTGAAGATCGGCACCTGGGAGTTCGACTGGCGGCCCAGCCACTTCGCCGACGCCGAGTTCGTTCCGGGCTCACGCGGCACCGATGTGCGGCTGGAGGAACAGTCGAACCGGCCCGGTGCGGCCCAGCGACTGGCGGCCCGCAAGGCCCGCCGCCGCCAGCCCGGCGACCCCGTCGAGGAGGTCGGCCCGGCCATCGCTGGTCCGGCCGTCGACTATGCGCTGGATTCCGATTCCGACGACGACGACGGTCCGGGTTCGGCGTCGGACGCCGACACCGAGGTCGGTGTGGTCGGCGATCGGCGCTAG
- a CDS encoding GNAT family N-acetyltransferase: protein MLIERRPSTDPEVAALVATQQRELAEAQRVGRPVDPVAYPLHDDARYLVCVVSGRAVGCGAIRSLDGRTAEITRMYVRPAYRGRGIARHLLTALEESAYALGHTVFRLETGSYLPAALHLYATAGYAQIPVYGEYVGNPYSVCFEKQVPVVAA, encoded by the coding sequence GTGTTAATAGAGCGTCGTCCGTCCACCGACCCGGAGGTTGCCGCCCTCGTCGCTACCCAGCAACGTGAGCTGGCGGAGGCGCAGCGGGTGGGCCGACCGGTCGATCCGGTCGCGTACCCGCTGCACGACGACGCCCGCTACCTGGTCTGCGTGGTGAGCGGCCGAGCGGTGGGGTGCGGTGCGATCCGGTCCCTGGACGGGCGGACCGCCGAGATCACCCGGATGTACGTGCGCCCGGCGTACCGGGGGCGGGGGATCGCGCGTCATCTGCTGACCGCGTTGGAGGAGTCGGCGTACGCTCTGGGCCACACGGTGTTCCGGCTGGAGACCGGCAGCTACCTGCCGGCGGCGTTGCACCTGTACGCCACGGCGGGCTACGCCCAGATCCCGGTCTACGGGGAGTACGTCGGCAACCCGTACAGCGTGTGTTTCGAGAAGCAGGTCCCGGTCGTCGCCGCATGA
- a CDS encoding helix-turn-helix transcriptional regulator encodes MGKPTRVTNSIRALRFTNGEMTQAELAKRLGVTRQTVIAIEQGRYSPSLEMAFQIARVFKVPLDEVFQYADDEPA; translated from the coding sequence GTGGGCAAACCGACCAGGGTGACCAACTCGATCCGGGCCCTGCGCTTCACCAACGGGGAGATGACCCAGGCCGAGCTGGCCAAACGGCTCGGCGTCACCCGGCAGACCGTCATCGCCATCGAGCAGGGCAGGTATTCGCCGTCGCTGGAGATGGCCTTCCAGATCGCCCGGGTTTTCAAGGTCCCACTCGACGAGGTCTTCCAGTACGCAGACGACGAGCCGGCCTGA
- a CDS encoding NAD(P)-dependent alcohol dehydrogenase, translating into MKAITQDSYGAPQDVMVLREVPRPVPGEHDVLIRVHATPVSGTDWHLVRGLPYVARPITGWRRPRSRIPGYDLAGTVVEAGAAVTSLRPGDQVYGWAAGTFAEYTAVPEKQLAPIPANLTLEQAAAVPIAAFTALQAVRDGAGLRPGGTAHPRPAGGPGRRVLITGASGGVGTYAVQFAKAYGAHVTGMCRTSKMDLVAGLGAAEVVDYTATPLRDLGRRFDLLIDLYGNPSLAEVARVLVPGGTIAYVGGTGGRWFMGTDRWLRAMVGAPLRGLKTRLVIHKDSHDDLVTITGMIESGAVRPVLDRTFPLAEAAEAIRYVTAGDVRGQAVLRCAD; encoded by the coding sequence ATGAAAGCGATCACTCAGGACTCGTACGGCGCACCGCAGGACGTCATGGTCCTGCGCGAGGTTCCCCGGCCGGTGCCGGGGGAGCACGACGTGCTGATCCGCGTGCACGCCACGCCGGTCAGCGGCACCGACTGGCACCTCGTCCGAGGACTGCCGTACGTCGCCCGGCCGATCACCGGCTGGCGTCGACCGAGGTCCCGGATACCCGGGTACGACCTCGCCGGCACCGTCGTCGAAGCCGGCGCGGCGGTGACCAGCCTGCGACCCGGCGACCAGGTGTACGGCTGGGCCGCCGGCACCTTCGCCGAGTACACGGCGGTGCCGGAGAAGCAACTGGCGCCGATCCCGGCCAACCTCACCCTGGAGCAGGCGGCGGCGGTGCCGATCGCCGCCTTCACCGCCCTGCAGGCGGTCCGCGACGGAGCCGGTCTGCGGCCCGGCGGCACCGCGCACCCGCGGCCAGCCGGCGGCCCAGGCCGCCGGGTGCTGATCACCGGGGCGTCCGGCGGCGTCGGGACCTACGCCGTGCAGTTCGCCAAGGCGTACGGCGCCCACGTCACCGGCATGTGCCGGACCAGCAAGATGGACCTGGTCGCCGGGCTCGGCGCCGCCGAGGTCGTCGACTACACCGCCACCCCGCTGCGCGACCTCGGCCGCCGCTTCGACCTGCTGATCGACCTGTACGGCAACCCGTCGCTGGCCGAGGTCGCCCGGGTGCTGGTCCCCGGTGGCACCATCGCCTACGTCGGCGGCACCGGCGGCCGGTGGTTCATGGGCACCGACCGGTGGCTGCGGGCGATGGTCGGCGCGCCACTGCGCGGACTCAAGACCCGACTGGTGATCCACAAAGACAGCCACGACGACCTGGTCACCATCACCGGGATGATCGAGTCAGGGGCGGTCCGACCGGTGCTGGACCGCACGTTCCCGCTGGCCGAGGCAGCCGAGGCGATCCGCTACGTCACCGCCGGCGACGTACGCGGCCAAGCCGTCCTGCGCTGTGCCGACTGA
- a CDS encoding SAM-dependent methyltransferase: protein MDLPRHHVIREGDLRILNPFSPAKLATLGQAIKLRAGDRLVDLCCGKGELLRSWHLAHGIRGIGVDISTAFVAEAREYAAGLPVEFVHGDAAGFVAPEPADVVACIGATWIGGGVAGTIEILERSLRPGGMLLIGEPYWRLEPPDQQTVEACHAQTRDDFRPLPELVAHFGDGLGWDLVEMVLASQDSWDRYAAAHWLNIRTWLDANPDDELAPQLRAELDTDPVRHVRYRREYLGWGVFALRKRG, encoded by the coding sequence ATGGACCTTCCCCGTCATCACGTCATCCGCGAGGGTGACCTTCGCATTCTCAACCCGTTCTCCCCCGCGAAACTGGCCACACTCGGCCAAGCGATCAAGCTGCGAGCTGGCGATCGCCTCGTTGACCTCTGCTGCGGTAAGGGCGAACTGCTCCGCAGCTGGCATCTGGCGCACGGCATCCGGGGCATCGGCGTGGACATCAGCACCGCGTTCGTAGCTGAGGCGCGCGAGTATGCGGCCGGCCTTCCGGTGGAGTTCGTTCACGGCGACGCGGCCGGCTTCGTCGCGCCGGAACCGGCTGACGTGGTCGCCTGCATCGGCGCCACCTGGATCGGCGGCGGCGTCGCCGGCACCATCGAGATCCTGGAGCGCAGCTTGCGTCCCGGCGGCATGCTGCTGATCGGCGAGCCGTACTGGCGGCTGGAACCGCCCGACCAGCAGACCGTCGAGGCGTGTCACGCGCAGACCCGCGACGACTTCCGGCCGCTGCCCGAGTTGGTCGCCCACTTCGGTGACGGCCTCGGCTGGGACCTGGTCGAGATGGTGCTGGCCAGTCAGGACTCGTGGGACCGGTACGCGGCCGCGCACTGGCTGAACATCCGGACCTGGCTGGACGCCAACCCGGACGATGAGCTGGCCCCTCAGCTGCGCGCCGAACTCGATACCGACCCGGTGCGGCACGTGCGCTATCGGCGGGAGTACCTCGGCTGGGGCGTTTTCGCCCTGCGTAAACGCGGATAG